In the genome of Buchnera aphidicola (Artemisaphis artemisicola), one region contains:
- the rne gene encoding ribonuclease E, protein MKRMLINATQQEELRIALVDGQRLYDLDIENSGSEQKKSNIYKGKITRIEPSLEAVFIDYGEEKHGFLPFKEISENYLLDKNVHNLNYSIKDILKEGQEIIVQITKEERGTKGAALTTFISLAGSYLVLMPNNPKSSGISRRIEGHDRIVLKELLSLLELPENMSIIIRTAGAGKSIESLQWDLSLRLKHWDTIKIISKNKIAPFLIHQESNIIVRAFRDYLRKDIGEILIDNPNILDLARQHITFLGRPDFINKIKLYSGDIPLFSYFQIETQIDSAFQRKVRLPSGGSIMIDTTEALTAIDINSARSTSNSDIESTAFNTNLEAVDEISRQLRLRDLGGLIVIDFIDMISINHQKTIENRLREIAREDRARIQIGHISRFGLLEMSRQRLSSSLGESSHHVCPRCTGTGTIRDNESLSLSILRLIEEEALKENTREVHAIVPIEIACYLLNEKRAAVHAIEKRQDGGKTIIIPSKKMKTPHYSVSRIRKGEKINAISYSLYNIQKNKITSFLKENIIERKKKKKLDLTKYNIYQNKINNLHKEKENILKKNNYKKPLKKNLNNTSFIFKMITWIKSAFLIRNIFVTSEIFKNNAIQNKNNLFFKKKQIPLNEDKFNNKDELILSQLFRKKHFKNKSYSFDNIKNLSLEKNNLKTVQNDYYFSLKKSNSFFEKYKSEFLKNKNIYFPSKYNFFYNTENNLNNILIANKKQKNINDVIQKKKDKNKKISSKSNLIDKYYSNRIFINTMFYQYFNYFKKLDKKNIKYNFLSKKSINFSEFIISSVCSLELLLAKVCIKYPLLPLKKIKNQKKINKTKLYQFLIFEKKNIINNKKFLEKKTDCRVIKKNNLLRFKKLQKEIRECKKYLQHDTAINTSIISKYSLASKKRDLLSSNKNNSFLKTSKKNKKCQSSAPITKISENLYINNIKNPMNSNASNIKSNISIKNAAGAHSAKNFASSPISKPK, encoded by the coding sequence ATGAAAAGAATGTTAATTAATGCAACTCAACAGGAAGAATTGCGTATAGCTCTTGTTGATGGTCAGCGTTTATACGATCTTGATATAGAAAATTCTGGATCAGAACAAAAAAAATCAAATATTTATAAAGGAAAAATTACTCGTATAGAACCAAGTTTAGAAGCTGTTTTTATAGACTATGGTGAGGAAAAACATGGTTTTTTACCATTTAAAGAAATTTCTGAAAATTATTTATTAGATAAGAATGTTCATAATTTAAATTATAGTATTAAAGATATTTTAAAAGAAGGCCAAGAAATTATCGTTCAAATAACTAAAGAAGAACGAGGAACTAAAGGTGCTGCTTTAACAACTTTTATTAGTTTAGCTGGTAGTTATTTAGTTCTTATGCCAAATAATCCTAAATCAAGCGGAATATCAAGAAGAATTGAAGGACACGATAGAATAGTATTGAAAGAATTATTATCTTTGTTAGAATTACCTGAAAACATGAGTATAATTATTAGAACTGCTGGAGCAGGGAAATCTATAGAATCATTACAATGGGATTTATCGCTCAGATTAAAACATTGGGATACAATTAAAATAATATCAAAAAATAAAATAGCACCATTTTTAATTCATCAAGAAAGCAATATTATTGTTCGAGCTTTTAGAGATTATTTACGTAAAGATATTGGAGAAATCTTAATTGATAATCCTAACATATTAGATTTAGCACGTCAGCATATTACTTTTTTAGGACGTCCAGATTTTATTAATAAAATTAAGTTGTATTCTGGAGATATACCACTTTTTAGTTATTTTCAAATTGAAACGCAAATAGATTCAGCATTTCAAAGAAAAGTAAGACTTCCTTCTGGTGGTTCTATCATGATAGATACTACAGAAGCATTAACTGCTATTGATATTAATTCTGCACGATCTACAAGTAATTCAGATATTGAATCTACTGCATTCAACACTAATCTTGAAGCAGTTGATGAGATTTCTCGTCAATTACGTTTACGTGATTTAGGGGGGTTAATAGTAATTGATTTTATAGATATGATATCTATTAATCATCAGAAAACAATTGAAAATAGATTAAGAGAAATCGCCCGTGAAGATAGAGCACGTATTCAAATTGGTCATATTTCGAGATTTGGTTTGTTAGAAATGTCTCGACAAAGATTAAGTTCATCTTTAGGTGAATCTAGTCATCATGTTTGTCCAAGATGTACAGGGACAGGAACTATTAGAGATAATGAATCCTTATCTTTATCTATTTTACGTTTAATTGAAGAAGAAGCTTTAAAAGAAAATACACGTGAAGTTCATGCAATTGTTCCTATAGAAATTGCTTGCTATTTATTAAATGAAAAAAGAGCTGCAGTACATGCTATTGAAAAACGTCAAGATGGTGGAAAAACTATTATTATTCCTAGTAAAAAAATGAAAACTCCGCATTATTCTGTTTCTAGAATTCGAAAAGGAGAAAAGATCAATGCAATTAGTTATTCTCTTTATAATATTCAAAAAAATAAAATTACAAGTTTTTTAAAAGAAAATATTATAGAAAGAAAAAAGAAAAAAAAATTAGATTTAACTAAATATAATATATATCAAAATAAGATTAATAATCTTCACAAAGAAAAAGAGAATATTTTAAAAAAAAATAATTATAAAAAGCCTTTAAAAAAAAATTTAAATAATACAAGTTTTATATTTAAAATGATAACTTGGATTAAAAGTGCTTTTTTAATAAGAAATATTTTTGTTACAAGTGAAATTTTTAAAAATAACGCTATTCAAAACAAAAATAATCTTTTTTTTAAAAAAAAACAAATTCCTTTAAATGAAGATAAATTTAACAATAAAGATGAATTGATTTTATCACAATTATTTAGAAAAAAACATTTTAAAAATAAATCTTATTCTTTTGATAATATTAAAAATTTATCTTTAGAAAAAAATAATTTAAAAACAGTTCAAAATGATTATTATTTTTCTTTAAAAAAATCTAATAGTTTTTTTGAAAAATATAAATCAGAATTTTTAAAAAATAAAAATATATATTTTCCTAGCAAATACAATTTTTTTTATAATACAGAAAACAATTTAAACAACATTTTAATTGCAAATAAGAAACAAAAGAATATAAACGATGTTATTCAGAAAAAAAAAGATAAGAATAAAAAAATTTCTTCTAAAAGCAATTTGATTGATAAATATTATTCTAATAGAATTTTCATAAATACTATGTTTTATCAATATTTTAATTATTTTAAAAAATTAGATAAAAAAAATATTAAGTATAATTTTTTAAGTAAAAAGTCTATTAACTTTTCTGAGTTTATTATTTCTTCAGTTTGTTCATTAGAATTATTATTAGCTAAAGTTTGCATTAAATATCCTTTATTACCATTAAAAAAAATAAAAAACCAAAAAAAAATTAATAAAACTAAATTATATCAATTTTTGATTTTTGAAAAAAAAAATATTATTAATAATAAGAAATTTTTAGAAAAAAAAACAGATTGTAGAGTAATTAAAAAGAATAATTTGTTAAGATTTAAAAAATTACAAAAAGAAATTCGAGAATGTAAGAAATATTTACAACACGATACTGCAATTAATACAAGTATAATATCTAAATATTCACTAGCTTCTAAAAAAAGAGATTTGTTATCTTCAAATAAAAATAATAGTTTTTTAAAAACTAGTAAAAAGAACAAAAAGTGTCAATCAAGTGCACCTATAACAAAAATATCTGAAAATTTATATATAAATAATATTAAAAATCCGATGAATTCTAATGCATCTAATATAAAATCAAACATTAGCATAAAAAATGCTGCAGGAGCGCATTCTGCAAAAAATTTTGCTAGTTCTCCTATTTCTAAACCTAAATAA
- the rluC gene encoding 23S rRNA pseudouridine(955/2504/2580) synthase RluC: MKNQILPMSIIYINQDMINQRIDNFMHKRFKNIPKSMIYRIIRTGKVRVNKKRVKPYYKLNIGDIVKTPPIKTSHNSKNNSIPVNYLNSLLKNILYEDNHLLIINKPSGIAVHGGSGLNFGIIECFRKLRPLNKFLELMHRIDRETSGVLILVKKRMSLLCLHKQLREKKIKKEYVALVHGLWPNNIKKISQPLLKIKLHNKQKKVLIDINGKASETHFIIKKKFSSSTLLSIIPKTGRTHQIRVHSLYAGHPILFDKRYGDSKLDSNIKTKNQNNINRLLLHASAIHFIHPKNGNKICIKAPLDLDFKNYLHTMM; this comes from the coding sequence ATGAAAAATCAAATATTGCCTATGTCTATCATATATATTAATCAAGATATGATAAATCAACGAATAGATAATTTTATGCATAAAAGATTTAAAAATATACCAAAAAGCATGATTTATCGTATTATAAGAACAGGAAAAGTTCGCGTTAATAAAAAAAGAGTAAAACCATATTATAAATTAAATATTGGAGATATAGTAAAAACTCCACCAATAAAAACTTCACACAATTCAAAAAATAATTCTATTCCTGTAAATTATCTTAACAGTTTATTAAAAAATATTTTATATGAAGACAATCATTTATTAATAATTAACAAACCTTCAGGTATTGCAGTACATGGAGGTAGTGGATTAAATTTTGGTATCATAGAATGTTTTCGAAAGTTACGACCATTAAATAAATTTCTTGAACTTATGCATCGAATTGATCGTGAAACATCAGGAGTTTTAATATTAGTAAAAAAACGCATGTCTTTATTATGTCTTCATAAACAACTAAGAGAAAAAAAAATCAAAAAAGAATACGTAGCACTAGTTCATGGTTTATGGCCTAATAATATAAAAAAAATTTCGCAACCTTTATTAAAAATAAAATTACACAACAAACAAAAAAAAGTTTTAATTGACATTAATGGGAAAGCTTCAGAAACGCATTTTATAATAAAAAAAAAATTTTCTTCTTCAACTCTATTATCAATCATTCCAAAAACTGGTAGAACACATCAAATTCGTGTACATTCTTTATATGCAGGACATCCAATATTATTTGATAAACGTTATGGTGATAGTAAATTAGATTCTAATATAAAAACTAAAAATCAAAACAACATTAACAGACTTTTACTTCATGCTTCTGCAATTCACTTCATACATCCTAAAAATGGCAATAAAATTTGTATCAAAGCACCCTTAGATTTAGATTTTAAAAATTATTTACATACTATGATGTAG
- the rpmF gene encoding 50S ribosomal protein L32, with protein sequence MAVQKNKPTRSKRGMRRSHDSLLKPTLSIDKCSGEIHVRHHITFNGYYKGKKII encoded by the coding sequence ATGGCTGTTCAAAAAAATAAACCTACTCGTTCTAAAAGAGGCATGAGACGTTCTCATGATTCTTTATTAAAACCAACCTTATCTATAGACAAATGTTCTGGAGAAATCCATGTTAGACACCATATTACATTTAATGGATACTATAAAGGAAAAAAAATAATTTAA
- a CDS encoding ACP S-malonyltransferase — MTLFAMLFPGQGSQYLGMLSSFFSEKNNIFKNTFDEASDCIKYDLFKLIKKGPEEKLNQSRYTQVIVLSSSVAIYRLWQYKNGNNPSLMSGHSLGEYSALVCSNAIKFFDALKLVFFRGKLMEEITINRPSLMQAIIGIEKKTVETVCSSIVLKKK; from the coding sequence ATGACATTATTCGCAATGTTATTTCCTGGACAAGGTTCACAATATTTAGGCATGTTGTCTTCTTTTTTTTCTGAAAAAAATAATATTTTTAAAAATACTTTTGATGAAGCATCTGACTGTATCAAATATGATTTGTTTAAATTAATAAAAAAAGGACCAGAAGAAAAATTAAATCAAAGTAGGTATACACAAGTCATAGTATTATCTTCATCAGTTGCAATATATCGTTTATGGCAATATAAAAATGGAAACAATCCATCATTAATGTCTGGACACAGCTTAGGAGAATATTCTGCTTTAGTATGTTCGAATGCAATTAAATTTTTTGATGCATTAAAACTAGTTTTTTTTCGCGGAAAATTAATGGAAGAAATAACCATAAATCGACCTTCCTTGATGCAAGCAATTATTGGTATAGAAAAAAAAACAGTAGAAACTGTATGTTCGTCGATAGTACTAAAAAAAAAATAG
- a CDS encoding acyltransferase domain-containing protein, giving the protein MFVDSTKKKIVSLASINSHDQIVISGDKSAVCEASFNCKKLGAKYILNINSNIPAHSVILKPISKKLKKKLKNITINSPIIPVINNVDVKSEKTSKNIKDALIRQIYSTVRWQEIIELIKSKKYFTMLEIGPNNILTNLNKKHKNIIPFSTNNLKNFLIAFQKINKEKNEF; this is encoded by the coding sequence ATGTTCGTCGATAGTACTAAAAAAAAAATAGTATCTCTAGCAAGTATAAATTCTCATGATCAAATAGTAATTTCAGGAGATAAATCTGCTGTATGCGAGGCAAGTTTTAATTGCAAAAAACTTGGTGCTAAGTATATATTGAACATAAACAGTAATATACCTGCTCATTCTGTAATATTAAAACCAATATCTAAGAAACTAAAAAAAAAGTTAAAAAATATTACTATAAATTCACCAATTATTCCTGTGATCAATAATGTTGATGTAAAATCTGAAAAAACTAGTAAAAATATTAAAGATGCTTTAATAAGACAAATCTATAGTACTGTAAGATGGCAAGAAATTATAGAACTAATAAAGTCAAAAAAATATTTTACTATGTTAGAAATTGGACCTAATAATATACTTACCAACTTAAATAAAAAACACAAAAATATCATTCCATTTAGTACAAATAACTTAAAAAATTTTTTAATAGCATTTCAAAAAATTAATAAAGAAAAAAATGAATTCTAA
- the fabG gene encoding 3-oxoacyl-[acyl-carrier-protein] reductase yields MNSNKKTALITGANRGIGKAIAKKLIRKGIRVIGTSTTQEGVNVINNYLKENGFGIVLNLSNIDSIAEKIHEIYKKKYSIDILINNAGIKEDNLLINMKDKEWNNVITVNLSAIFYLTKSIIRSMIKKRQGRIITIGSVIAHIGNNGQANYSCSKSGLIGFHKSLALEVASKGITVNIVSPGLIKTDFTKTLNSKQYLKYLSKIPMKRLGCPEEVADAVAFLVSEKSSYITGHTLHINGGMYMI; encoded by the coding sequence ATGAATTCTAACAAAAAAACCGCTTTAATTACAGGTGCAAATCGTGGAATAGGAAAAGCTATTGCAAAAAAACTAATACGAAAAGGAATTCGAGTAATAGGTACTTCTACTACTCAAGAAGGAGTAAATGTTATTAATAATTATTTAAAAGAAAACGGATTCGGAATTGTTTTGAATTTAAGCAATATTGATTCTATTGCGGAAAAAATACATGAAATTTATAAAAAAAAATATTCTATTGATATATTAATTAATAATGCAGGCATTAAAGAAGATAATTTATTAATAAACATGAAAGATAAAGAATGGAATAATGTAATAACAGTTAATTTATCAGCAATTTTTTATCTTACTAAATCTATTATTAGATCAATGATAAAAAAACGACAAGGAAGAATTATTACTATTGGCTCTGTCATTGCACATATAGGAAATAATGGACAAGCTAATTATAGCTGTTCTAAATCAGGATTAATAGGATTTCATAAATCTTTAGCCTTAGAAGTAGCATCAAAAGGTATTACTGTAAATATTGTTTCACCAGGTTTAATTAAAACAGATTTTACCAAAACGTTAAATTCAAAACAATATCTAAAATATTTATCTAAAATTCCTATGAAACGATTAGGATGTCCAGAAGAAGTAGCAGATGCAGTTGCTTTTTTAGTTTCAGAAAAATCATCGTACATTACTGGACATACATTACATATAAATGGAGGTATGTATATGATATAA
- the acpP gene encoding acyl carrier protein: MKNLEKRIKKIIQDKLDVPKEKILNYSSFKEDLGADSLDIVELIMAFEEEFNIEISDKEAEKINTIEQFIEYMEKYKNKL; the protein is encoded by the coding sequence ATGAAAAATCTTGAAAAACGTATTAAAAAAATAATACAAGATAAATTAGATGTTCCTAAAGAAAAAATATTAAACTATTCTTCTTTTAAAGAAGATCTTGGTGCAGATTCTCTTGATATAGTAGAATTAATTATGGCTTTTGAAGAAGAATTTAATATTGAAATATCAGATAAAGAAGCAGAAAAAATTAATACAATAGAACAATTCATTGAGTATATGGAAAAATATAAAAATAAATTATAA
- the tmk gene encoding dTMP kinase: MIKNKFIVVEGLEGAGKTHACICIKNILNQCNIKNILLVRQPGSTPIAEEIRKLTKKNFNNDYLTKETELLLMYAARIQLVKKIIKPALDSGKWVISDRHNLSSLAYQGGGLGIKKNIITQLQTLFFQNLIPDLTIYLDVSPEIGLERAKKRNTLDQIEKRSLQFFKKTRKSYLKNIKKNKNTIIINANSKINIVTHNITKKILNWINKKII, encoded by the coding sequence ATGATAAAAAACAAATTTATTGTAGTTGAAGGACTAGAAGGTGCAGGTAAAACTCATGCTTGTATATGTATTAAAAATATATTAAATCAATGTAACATTAAAAATATACTATTAGTACGTCAACCAGGAAGCACTCCAATTGCAGAAGAAATAAGAAAATTAACAAAAAAAAACTTTAATAATGATTATCTTACTAAAGAAACTGAATTATTACTAATGTATGCGGCAAGAATACAATTAGTTAAAAAAATAATAAAACCAGCATTAGATAGTGGAAAATGGGTCATCTCAGATCGTCATAATTTGTCTTCTTTAGCATATCAAGGTGGCGGATTGGGTATTAAAAAAAATATAATAACTCAATTGCAAACTTTATTTTTCCAAAATTTAATACCCGATTTAACTATTTACTTAGATGTATCTCCAGAAATTGGTTTAGAAAGAGCAAAAAAAAGAAATACGTTAGATCAAATAGAAAAAAGATCTTTGCAATTTTTTAAAAAAACTAGAAAAAGCTATCTAAAAAATATAAAAAAAAACAAAAACACTATAATAATAAATGCTAATTCAAAAATTAATATTGTAACTCACAATATCACAAAAAAAATATTAAATTGGATTAATAAGAAAATTATATGA
- a CDS encoding DNA polymerase III subunit delta' C-terminal domain-containing protein: MKLYPWLIKPYNNIITQYKINKAHHAILIKIQRGMGVSLLIWFISRWLLCLKPIGMNFCNQCHGCKLMSVKNHPDWHSLISQKNDIFNVNNIRIINEKIFQSSQQGGNKVIYISDIEKLTESAISAFLKTLEEPPKKTWFFLISYTNINLYSTLSSRCLIYKILPPIEQDSLNWLKKNTIKENRSYLTALRINQGSPISAKNFINGDIWIDRINFYKNLYDAFKNENLLKILKILNEKNTIVKIDWIYFLLIDCIRFNLNNMNHVINCDQIKLIKIISNKYHNIVLDLSIRTWMRCRYRLLNISGINYELILLEQLLMWEKILNFSFTI; the protein is encoded by the coding sequence ATGAAATTATATCCATGGCTAATTAAACCATATAATAATATTATTACACAATATAAAATAAATAAAGCTCATCATGCTATTTTAATAAAAATTCAAAGAGGGATGGGAGTATCTCTATTAATTTGGTTTATTAGTAGATGGTTATTATGTCTTAAACCAATCGGAATGAATTTTTGCAATCAATGTCATGGATGTAAATTAATGTCTGTAAAAAATCATCCAGACTGGCATAGTTTAATATCTCAAAAAAATGATATATTTAATGTAAATAATATAAGGATAATTAATGAAAAAATTTTTCAATCTTCTCAGCAAGGAGGAAATAAAGTTATTTATATATCAGATATTGAAAAATTAACAGAATCTGCAATTAGCGCTTTTTTAAAAACGTTAGAAGAACCACCAAAAAAAACTTGGTTTTTTCTTATTAGTTATACAAATATAAATTTGTATTCTACATTAAGTAGCCGTTGTCTTATATATAAAATACTTCCTCCAATAGAACAAGATAGTTTAAATTGGTTAAAAAAAAATACTATTAAAGAAAATAGATCATATTTAACTGCACTGCGGATTAATCAAGGATCACCTATATCTGCAAAAAATTTTATTAATGGAGATATTTGGATAGATAGAATAAATTTTTATAAAAATTTATACGATGCTTTTAAAAATGAAAATTTATTAAAAATATTAAAAATATTAAATGAAAAAAATACTATAGTTAAAATTGATTGGATATATTTTTTACTTATAGATTGTATTAGATTTAATCTTAATAATATGAATCATGTCATCAATTGTGATCAAATAAAACTAATTAAAATAATTTCTAATAAATATCATAATATTGTTTTAGATCTTAGTATTCGTACTTGGATGAGATGTAGATACAGATTATTAAATATATCTGGAATTAATTATGAATTAATATTATTAGAACAATTACTTATGTGGGAAAAAATTTTAAATTTTTCATTTACAATTTAA
- a CDS encoding TatD family hydrolase, protein MFLIDSHCHLDQLNYNLLHQNIEDVLEKSDKNYVKKFLTVSTSIDNFYIIKKLFKKYNSIFYSCGIHPLNCVQEEKNFNMIEKLSNIKRVIAIGETGLDYHYSPNTKNIQKDFFREHIRIGIKLKKPIIVHSRNSINDTIKILKENSSKLCRGVLHSFNESHHAAYQLLDLGFYISLSGIVTFKNSIELCKTIKKIPLESLLIETDSPYLSPTPYRGKENQPAYLFNIAKKISTLKKVKIESLAQITTNNFHQLFNTLNM, encoded by the coding sequence ATGTTTTTAATTGATTCACACTGTCATCTTGATCAATTGAATTATAATTTATTACATCAAAACATAGAAGATGTATTAGAAAAATCTGATAAAAATTATGTAAAAAAATTTTTAACAGTATCAACTTCTATTGATAATTTTTATATAATAAAAAAATTATTTAAAAAATATAATTCTATATTTTATTCTTGTGGTATACATCCTCTAAATTGTGTACAAGAAGAAAAAAATTTTAATATGATAGAAAAACTGTCTAATATAAAACGCGTCATAGCTATAGGCGAAACTGGCTTAGATTATCATTATTCACCTAACACAAAAAATATTCAAAAAGATTTTTTTCGTGAACATATTAGAATCGGCATAAAATTGAAAAAACCAATTATAGTACATTCTCGTAATTCTATTAATGATACTATAAAAATATTAAAAGAAAACAGTTCAAAACTATGCAGAGGAGTATTGCATTCATTTAATGAAAGTCATCATGCTGCATATCAACTTTTAGATTTAGGTTTTTATATTTCTTTATCAGGAATAGTAACGTTTAAAAATTCAATTGAATTATGTAAGACAATAAAAAAGATACCATTAGAATCTCTATTAATAGAAACAGATTCACCTTATTTATCACCAACACCATATCGAGGAAAAGAAAATCAACCTGCATATTTGTTTAATATCGCAAAAAAAATTTCCACATTAAAAAAAGTAAAGATTGAAAGTTTAGCGCAAATTACAACAAATAATTTTCATCAATTATTTAATACATTAAACATGTAA
- the ptsG gene encoding PTS glucose transporter subunit IIBC yields MFKNVFSNLQKIGKSLMLPVSVLPIAGILLGIGSAHFNLLPEIISQIMAQTGGSVFSNMPLIFSIGVALGFTNNDGVAALAAVVAYGILIQTLTTVEPIILHTTVNIIQEQHLADTGILGGIIAGAIAAYMFNKFYRIQLPEYLGFFAGKRFVPIISGLSAILIGLILSIIWPPIGHSIKIFSKWAAYQNPILAFTLYGLVERALVPFGLHHIWNVPFQMQIGEYTNSIGQVFHGDIARYMAGDSTAGNLSGGFIFKMYGLPGAALAIWHAAKKENKSKIGSIMISAALTAFLTGITEPIEFSFIIVAPILYVIHAILAGLSFPLCIFLNMRAGTSFSHGFIDFLVLSGNSNHIFLFPIIGVLYGFLYYSIFYLLIITLDLNTPGREINKNNIMTKSNAEIAPYIIQALGGKNNIKNLDACITRLRITVLEISKVNQKNLNNLGAAGIIISGSGIQIVFGTRSENIKTAIDESINYT; encoded by the coding sequence ATGTTTAAAAACGTATTTTCAAATCTTCAAAAAATAGGTAAATCACTTATGTTACCTGTTTCAGTATTACCAATTGCAGGAATACTTTTAGGAATAGGATCTGCTCATTTTAATTTATTACCAGAAATCATTTCTCAAATTATGGCTCAAACAGGAGGTTCTGTTTTTAGTAATATGCCTTTAATTTTTTCCATTGGAGTTGCTCTTGGTTTTACTAATAACGATGGTGTTGCAGCTTTAGCTGCTGTTGTAGCATATGGAATATTAATTCAAACGTTAACTACAGTTGAACCAATTATTTTACATACAACTGTAAATATTATACAAGAACAACATCTTGCTGATACAGGTATATTAGGAGGAATTATCGCTGGCGCAATTGCAGCATATATGTTCAATAAATTTTATCGCATTCAATTACCTGAATATCTAGGTTTTTTTGCTGGAAAAAGATTTGTACCTATTATTTCAGGATTATCTGCAATATTAATCGGCTTAATATTATCGATAATTTGGCCTCCTATTGGTCATAGTATTAAAATTTTTTCAAAATGGGCTGCTTATCAAAATCCAATTCTTGCTTTTACTTTATATGGTTTAGTTGAAAGAGCATTAGTACCATTTGGTCTTCATCACATATGGAATGTTCCATTTCAAATGCAGATTGGAGAATACACTAATTCTATAGGACAAGTTTTTCATGGAGATATTGCACGATATATGGCAGGCGATTCTACAGCTGGAAATTTATCTGGAGGATTTATTTTTAAAATGTACGGTCTTCCTGGTGCAGCCTTAGCAATTTGGCATGCAGCTAAAAAAGAAAATAAATCTAAAATAGGAAGTATTATGATTTCGGCAGCTTTAACTGCTTTTTTAACAGGAATTACTGAACCAATTGAATTTTCATTTATTATAGTAGCTCCAATTTTATATGTTATTCACGCAATTTTAGCAGGATTATCTTTTCCATTGTGTATTTTTTTAAATATGCGAGCAGGTACTAGTTTTTCTCATGGTTTTATTGATTTTTTAGTATTAAGTGGAAATAGTAATCATATATTTCTTTTTCCAATAATAGGAGTACTCTATGGATTTCTATACTATAGTATATTTTACTTATTAATTATAACTTTAGATTTAAATACTCCTGGACGAGAAATAAATAAAAATAATATAATGACAAAAAGTAATGCTGAAATTGCACCATATATTATACAAGCATTAGGTGGTAAAAATAATATTAAAAATTTAGATGCATGTATTACTAGATTAAGAATTACAGTTTTAGAAATATCAAAGGTAAATCAAAAAAATTTAAATAATCTTGGTGCTGCTGGAATAATTATTTCAGGATCAGGAATACAAATTGTTTTTGGAACCAGATCAGAAAATATTAAAACAGCAATAGATGAAAGTATTAATTATACATAA
- a CDS encoding histidine triad nucleotide-binding protein, whose amino-acid sequence MQNNSIFEKIINKQIPANIIHQDNKITAFKDINPQAPIHILIVPNFFIASLNDINQENKDIVSHMFYTAVNIAKQKNISQEGYRIIFNCNKNGGQEINYLHMHLLGGIKMNKLF is encoded by the coding sequence ATTCAAAATAATTCAATTTTTGAAAAAATTATTAATAAACAAATACCAGCAAATATTATTCATCAAGATAACAAAATAACTGCATTTAAAGATATAAACCCACAAGCACCTATACATATATTAATCGTTCCTAATTTTTTTATTGCATCATTAAACGATATTAATCAAGAAAACAAAGATATTGTATCACATATGTTTTATACTGCAGTTAATATTGCAAAACAAAAAAATATTAGTCAAGAAGGATATAGAATAATTTTTAATTGCAATAAAAATGGAGGACAAGAAATAAACTATCTGCACATGCATTTATTAGGTGGGATAAAGATGAATAAATTATTTTAA